The Amycolatopsis camponoti genome segment GTTGCTCGCGCTCGTCGTGACGCGCGCGCTGACCGGCTGGGCGGTGCGCACGGTCTCGGCCCGCGCGGCCGCGACCGCGCACCGCGAGCTGCGCGCGAAGGCCGTCGACCACGCGCTGCGCCTCGGTCCGGAGTGGATCGCCCGCCGCGGCCACGGCGAGCTGACGGCGTTGACGACCCGCGGCCTCGACGCGCTCGACGCCTACTTCCGCGAATACCTGCCCGCGTTGGTGACGACGGCGGTCGTGCCGCTCGGCGCGGGCGCGGCGATCCTGTTCGCCGACTGGCCGTCCGGGGTGATCGTCGCGCTCACGGTGCCGCTGCTGCCGATGTTCGCGATCCTCGTCGGCAAGTACACGGCCGGGCGCGTCGCCGGGGCGACCGACGCGACGCACCGGATGTCCGAACGGCTCCTGGAACTCGTGCGCGTGCTGCCGGTGCTGACCGCGTTCCGCCGCGCGGCCGCGCAGGGCGAGACGGTCCGGCAGCTGTCCGAACGCCACCGCAGCGCGACGCTCAAGACGTTGAAGGTGGCGTTTTCCTCGGCGTTCGTGCTCGAACTGATCGCGACGCTGTCGGTGGCGCTCGTCGCGGTGGTGATCGGCGTCCGGCTCGTCGGCGGGAACCTGCCGCTGGCCGTCGGGCTCGGCGTGCTGATCCTCGCGCCGGAGTGCTACCAGCCGCTGCGCGCGGTCGGCGCCGCGTTCCACGCCAGCGAGGACGGCGTCGAAGCGGTCCGGCGCGTCGCCGATCTGCTGGCCGAGCCGGCTTTCGAGGCCGGAACCGCGATCCCTTCGCGTGGCGCACTCCGGGTGTCTTCCCTGCGCGTCGCGCGACGCGGCGGGTTCGCTCCGGACGGCGAGACGTTCACGGTCCGCCCGGGCGAGACGGTCTGGCTCCGTGCCCCGAGCGGCGGCGGCAAAACGACGACGCTCGCGGCACTGCTCGGTTTCGTCCCGGCCCACGACGGCGCCATCACGGTCGGCTCGACGAACCTCGCCGACGCCGACCTCGCGCGCTGGCGTGAGCAGGTCGCGTGGGTGCCGCAGTCGCCGGTGTTCACCAGCGGCACGGTCCGCTCGGAGATCGGCTCCGACGCTCCGCTCGCCGAACTCGGCCTGACGGGGCTGGCGGACCGGCCGGTGGCTCAGCTTTCGCTGGGGCAACGTCAGCGCGTCGCGGTCGCCCGCGCGCTCGACCGGGTCCGCGACGGCGCGTGGTTGCTCCTGCTCGACGAGCCGACGGCCCACCTGGACGAGGCCAATGCGCGCCTGGTGCTCGACGCGGTCCAGCGAGCGGTCGACGGCGGCGCCGCGGCGATCATCGCGGCCCACGAGCACACCGCCGCGGTCGACCTGCCGCCAGAGACGGTGCCTAGTGTTGTTGAGTCCACTGTCGACACTTCCGCGTCGCCCTTGCCATGGCGAGCAATGCTCGACGGACGGTTGTTCGCCGGCGCGGCGCTGGGGGCGCTCGCGCTGCTGGCGGGGGTGGCGCTGACGGCGACGTCGGGCTGGCTGATCGCCAAGGCGTCGCAGCAGCCGCCGATCCTGACCCTGACGGTCGCGGTGGTCGGCGTCCGCGCGTTCGGCCTGGGGCGCGCGGGGCTGAGGTACGTGGAACGGCTGGTCACCCACGACGCGGCGTTCCGCATCGCCGGCCGCCTCCGCGTGCGGCTGTGGAATTCGCTCGTCCGGCTCGGTCCCGCGCGAGGTCTGCGCGCGGGCGAGGGACAGCGTCGCCTGGTCGCCGACGTCGACACGGTCCGCGACTTGTTGCCGCGGGTGGTGTCACCGCCGCTGGTGGTGGCGCTGGTCGCGGCGGGGGCGATCGCCGTGCAGACGTGGGTCCTGCCCGCGGCGGGTCTGGCCCTGGCGGCATCGGTGGCGGTGGGGCTGTGCGCACCGTTGGTGGCGCTGCGAGCCGAACGCCGCGCGACGACGGCCCTGGCGGAAGGGCGTCGCGAGGTGGCGTCGCGAGTCTTGGTGCTGTTCGAGGCGGCGGCGGAACTGCTGGCCTTCGGCAAGGACCGCGCCCACCGCCGCGCACTCACGGAGGCGGACACGCGCCTGGTGGGGCAGGCCCGCCGCCAGGCGTTCGGAGTGGGCGCGGCGGAAGCGTTGATCACGCTGGCCTGCGGAGCGGGCGCGGTGGTCAGCACGGCACTGGCCGCCCAGGCGGTGGCGGCGGGAAGTCTCGACGCCGTGCTCGCGCCGGTAGTGGCATTGGTGCCGCTGGCCCTGGCGGAGGTCCTGGCGCTCCTGCCGTCGGCGGCACAGCACTGGGACACCCTGCAGCGCGCACGGCAGCGCGTCGCATCGGATACGGCCGAGGCCGGGCATCACGGCGCGGCGGAAGAGGTCGGTGCCGGGCGGCGCGTGGTGACGGAGGGGGCTGAGGCCGGCCGTCGCGGCGGGGCGGATCGGAGCCTGCCGGTCGAGGCTGGTGTTGGGCTGCGCGTGGTGCTTCGGGGAGCCGCTCTCGGCTGGCCCGGCGGGCCGGATCGGGGCCTGCCGGTCGAGGCTGGTGTTGGGCAGCGCGTGGTGCTTCGGGGAGCCGATCTCGGCTGGCCCGGCGGGCCGGTGATCCTGCGCGATGTCGACCTCGACCTCGCGCCGGGTACCTACGCCGCCGTGGTGGGGCCGAGCGGTGCCGGCAAGTCGACGCTTGTGGCCGCGCTGCTGGGGTTTCTTGCTCCGCGGTGTGGTGTCGTCGCTGTGCCGGATCGGGTTGCGTGGGCGCCGCAGGAGCCGATGCTCGCCGGGACCACCGTGGCGGAAAACCTCCGGCTCGCGCGGCCGACGGCAACCTCCGAAGAGCTGCGGGAGGCGTTGCGGCAGGCGGGGCTCGCCGATCTCGACATGTCGACCTCGCTGGGCAGTGGCGGCAGCGGACTGTCGGGTGGCCAGGCGCAGCGCGTCGCGCTGGCGCGGGCGTTGCTCGGGGCGTCGTCGGCGGGGCTCGTGCTGCTCGACGAGCCGACCGCCCACCTCGACGAGCCGACCGCCCAGGCCGTGCGCGCACAGTTGCGCGAGGCGCTGGCGGGCCGGACGGTCGTGCACGTGACCCACCGCGCCGAGGAAGCCGCCGGTGCGGACGTGGTCCTGGAGGTCCGGGACGGCCGGATCGTGACGCGGGTGCCGGTGGCGTGATCGATTCTCGAAGCGTGCTTGGCGCGCCGCCGCAGCGTCGCGCGATAATGACGGAACTCATGGATCCGACGCTTGCCGCGCGGGCGCTGTCCGCCGCCACCGAGATCACGAGCACCGCCCTGTCCGGCGACGACCCGGGAGCGGTGCTGGACACGGTCGTCGCCCGAGCGGCCGAACTCGCCGACGCGGACCTCGGCCTGGCCATGGTCAGCGCCGAAGACGGCCGGGTGGTGGTCGAGGCCGCCCACTACGCCACCGCCCACCCGGCCGCGGGTGAGTTCGCATCGCCCGAAGGCCGGACCGCCGGCGCGGCCCCGGCTGAGCCGCGCCCAGGCAGCGACGCGGTCGCAGGCTCGGCAACGAACGGCTTAAAGCAAGCAGCAGCGCGGGCGCACGATCCGGCGACGGAAGTGCGGCGGCGGGCAGCCCGGCGCCGCCTACGCAGGCCGACGAGCGTTCCGCGCCCGGTGACCCCGATGCGCGTGGTGGCGCAGGTTCGGCGGCCGGAGGTCCCGCCGGCGGTGCGGGTGCCTTGCTTGGCGATCAGGTCGCGGGCGCTGAAGCAAGCGCTGCGAGCGTGGCGGCGGGAAGTCCCGCCGGCGGTGCGGGTGCCTCGCTTGGCGATCAGGCCGTGGGCGCTGAAGCAAGCGCCGCGAGCGTGGCGGCCGAAAGGCCCGCCAGCGGCCCGGGCGCCTCGCTCGGCGATCAGGCCGCGGGCACCGCGGCAAGCACCGTCACAGCGGCGGAAACCCTGCGCGGCCTTGCTCTTCCCGCGGACTCGGCCGCCGGGCGG includes the following:
- the cydD gene encoding thiol reductant ABC exporter subunit CydD, yielding MDSARPGKGPLGALPALVPAVRRALALVGFLAFLNALALVAQAFLLADVLAAIVGAGSGGSTAQLAALLALVVTRALTGWAVRTVSARAAATAHRELRAKAVDHALRLGPEWIARRGHGELTALTTRGLDALDAYFREYLPALVTTAVVPLGAGAAILFADWPSGVIVALTVPLLPMFAILVGKYTAGRVAGATDATHRMSERLLELVRVLPVLTAFRRAAAQGETVRQLSERHRSATLKTLKVAFSSAFVLELIATLSVALVAVVIGVRLVGGNLPLAVGLGVLILAPECYQPLRAVGAAFHASEDGVEAVRRVADLLAEPAFEAGTAIPSRGALRVSSLRVARRGGFAPDGETFTVRPGETVWLRAPSGGGKTTTLAALLGFVPAHDGAITVGSTNLADADLARWREQVAWVPQSPVFTSGTVRSEIGSDAPLAELGLTGLADRPVAQLSLGQRQRVAVARALDRVRDGAWLLLLDEPTAHLDEANARLVLDAVQRAVDGGAAAIIAAHEHTAAVDLPPETVPSVVESTVDTSASPLPWRAMLDGRLFAGAALGALALLAGVALTATSGWLIAKASQQPPILTLTVAVVGVRAFGLGRAGLRYVERLVTHDAAFRIAGRLRVRLWNSLVRLGPARGLRAGEGQRRLVADVDTVRDLLPRVVSPPLVVALVAAGAIAVQTWVLPAAGLALAASVAVGLCAPLVALRAERRATTALAEGRREVASRVLVLFEAAAELLAFGKDRAHRRALTEADTRLVGQARRQAFGVGAAEALITLACGAGAVVSTALAAQAVAAGSLDAVLAPVVALVPLALAEVLALLPSAAQHWDTLQRARQRVASDTAEAGHHGAAEEVGAGRRVVTEGAEAGRRGGADRSLPVEAGVGLRVVLRGAALGWPGGPDRGLPVEAGVGQRVVLRGADLGWPGGPVILRDVDLDLAPGTYAAVVGPSGAGKSTLVAALLGFLAPRCGVVAVPDRVAWAPQEPMLAGTTVAENLRLARPTATSEELREALRQAGLADLDMSTSLGSGGSGLSGGQAQRVALARALLGASSAGLVLLDEPTAHLDEPTAQAVRAQLREALAGRTVVHVTHRAEEAAGADVVLEVRDGRIVTRVPVA